In a genomic window of Tachysurus vachellii isolate PV-2020 chromosome 13, HZAU_Pvac_v1, whole genome shotgun sequence:
- the hbegfa gene encoding heparin-binding EGF-like growth factor a, with translation MKLCVLAALAHVLVIFTLASGASIDRYESEKPAQTTVIHLLRTSEALNDKRPTDNTKHEDHRQEEEEEYYYDDDEQYEYDLSGDFEMPQVAFSSKPKDPTTVLNVNERKGKGERKGKGKGKGKKKNPCLKKYKDYCIHGTCQYLRKIGPSCICNLGYSGERCLFFSLPVGTNGEGYSRTTALAVVAVVLSSLCLTIIGLLLALRFHKRGTYDVESEEKVKLGTSTHR, from the exons ttattttcACTTTGGCAAGTGGTGCATCTATAGACAGGTACGAGTCGGAGAAGCCTGCACAAACCACTGTGATTCACCTGCTGCGCACATCTGAGGCCCTGAACGACAAAAGGCCCACTGACAACACCAAGCACGAGGACCACCgacaagaggaagaggaagaatattACTACGATGACGACGAACAATACGAATACGATCTGTCGGGGGATTTCGAGATGCCTCAAG TCGCATTTTCGAGCAAACCTAAAGACCCGACCACGGTGCTGAATGTAAAcgagaggaaaggaaaaggagaaaggaaaggaaaaggaaaggggaaagggaagaagaagaatcctTGCCTAAAAAAATATAAGGATTATTGCATCCATGGAACATGTCAGTATCTGAGAAAGATCGGCCCTTCCTGCAT atgcaATCTCGGTTACTCAGGAGAGAGgtgtctctttttctcattaCCTGTAGGAACGAACGGAGAAGGCTACAGTCGAACGACGGCCCTCGCCGTCGTGGCCGTCGTTCTCTCGTCGCTCTGTCTGACCATCATCGGCCTCCTCTTAGCACTCAG GTTTCACAAACGAGGCACATACGATGTAGAAAGTGAGGAGAAGGTTAAGCTTGGCACGTCTACGCACCGCTAA